The Salvia miltiorrhiza cultivar Shanhuang (shh) chromosome 1, IMPLAD_Smil_shh, whole genome shotgun sequence genome has a window encoding:
- the LOC130989533 gene encoding uncharacterized protein LOC130989533, with amino-acid sequence MAEESNKALSLSVDCPIARLPDHLLIEIFIRVPIVEWGQLSCVNKYWADLFRQDCLWHAALVRCFPLAGQGERWPGPIPRGMSKRRFIALYMSKCIFPLDDELSEIVGHSYLFLKEQLEISTLPPSPGILHGTVIDQFIACGKSRDRAHELASVIWLAVIDNLEDNHQTFLLLKRLALEGDVFLPYPYTRSLKVEWKIFDRLFTDFRDCLADADYYDLLACAKQKFQPIPATWLGY; translated from the exons ATGGCAGAAGAGAGCAACAAAGCCTTGTCACTTTCAGTTGATTGTCCTATTGCACGGCTTCCCGATCATCTGTTGATTGAGATCTTTATTCGTGTGCCCATAGTGGAGTGGGGACAGCTCTCATGTGTTAATAAATACTGGGCTGATTTGTTTAGGCAGGATTGCTTGTGGCACGCTGCTCTCGTCAGGTGTTTCCCTTTGGCTGGTCAAGGTGAAAGGTGGCCCGGTCCTATTCCTCGTGGGATGAGCAAGAG GAGGTTTATTGCACTGTATATGAGTAAATGTATCTTTCCACTTGATGATGAGCTAAGTGAGATTGTTGGTCATTCGTACTTGTTTCTGAAAGAGCAACTCGAAATTTCAACTTTGCCTCCTTCACCGGGGATACTTCATGGAACTGTAATAG ATCAGTTTATTGCCTGTGGCAAATCAAGGGACAGAGCCCATGAGCTCGCTTCAGTGATTTGGTTGGCTGTCATTGACAACTTGGAGGACAATCATCAGACATTTCTTTTGCTTAAACGTCTTGCACTCGAGGGGGAT GTGTTTCTACCATATCCATACACAAGATCCTTAAAAGTCGAGTGGAAGATATTCGACAGACTTTTCACAGATTTTCGCGACTGCTTGGCTGATGCAGATTACTATGATTTATTGGCTTGTGCAAAACAGAAGTTTCAGCCAATACCAGCAACCTGGCTGGGATATTAA